The following coding sequences lie in one Hyalangium ruber genomic window:
- a CDS encoding DUF3006 domain-containing protein, with protein MSSKATVDRFEEELAVLIVDGRQVTRPRAELPAEAREGDVIDLETGKVDAQATEALREQVREARRRATQKKAAPPGDFDL; from the coding sequence ATGAGCAGCAAGGCAACGGTGGACCGCTTCGAGGAAGAGCTGGCCGTGCTCATCGTGGACGGCCGCCAGGTGACGCGGCCGCGCGCGGAGCTGCCCGCCGAGGCGCGGGAGGGAGACGTCATCGACCTGGAAACGGGAAAGGTTGACGCCCAGGCGACCGAGGCGCTGCGCGAGCAGGTGCGCGAGGCCCGGCGGCGGGCCACCCAGAAGAAGGCCGCGCCTCCCGGCGACTTCGACCTCTGA
- a CDS encoding EutN/CcmL family microcompartment protein, producing MYLGRVLGTVVCEQKYEGLEGKRFLVVQPLDHQLEPMGSPEVAVDTVSAGPGELVYLVGSREAALALQPSFVPVDAAIVGIVDSVDV from the coding sequence ATGTACCTGGGACGCGTCCTCGGCACCGTGGTGTGCGAGCAGAAGTACGAGGGGCTCGAAGGCAAGCGCTTCCTGGTGGTCCAGCCGTTGGACCACCAGCTCGAGCCCATGGGCAGCCCCGAGGTGGCCGTGGACACGGTGTCCGCGGGCCCTGGCGAGCTGGTGTACCTGGTGGGCAGCCGCGAGGCGGCGCTCGCCCTGCAGCCGTCGTTCGTCCCGGTGGATGCCGCCATCGTCGGCATCGTGGACTCGGTGGACGTATGA
- a CDS encoding AgmX/PglI C-terminal domain-containing protein, whose translation MNFSCDNCQRRYSIADEKVRGKTVKVRCKNCQNVISVQGPPLEMEESTRVVSLADVERIREQERAVAAAASAPAARAAPSPWEEEPTRAAPARPASAPWFVMVKSKQEGPLDEAGLRGLMDSGAINARSFFWQQGMADWKRGSDIAELAALFAPPPEPQAPPELPPEPATVAVRGQQQRSARAQPEPEQDSSWDDQPTSVGHMAAAPAGREPWDLDPPESAQQPRQQQAQQPWDMQPEEPQQDAAWNEPQPEEPQQDAAWNEPQPEEPQQDAAWNEPEQPAASGNGKAGVGDDLFSDLDLPDRSEPEEQPEPPTAVNADADPLAAVGGKPAKGDKKKPVEDTRHFMVQSGVTRRNPVWKIALFVLLPILLLVGGAFALDRVNVIPKMKTVTPEGKTVEKSYFSGEGVSELRDRLMGRNKPAPTPAPVPPGTDKKPQPSGGGAQKPAPGAPGETAPVPETGKSAEELKALYGDTAKTAVGPEVREDAEVAAKDAAGQGGPPQEDIARVVAQSQGAIQSCVEQELRKNPSFKGGKVTLVATVGTSGTVKSAKLDRKDLDSAPVGECIKKGARKMVFPSFKAEDGTEEVELQIPLVLSSGAM comes from the coding sequence TTGAACTTTTCCTGTGACAATTGTCAGAGGCGGTACTCCATCGCGGACGAGAAGGTCCGCGGGAAGACCGTCAAGGTCCGTTGTAAGAACTGCCAGAACGTCATCTCCGTCCAGGGACCTCCCCTCGAGATGGAGGAGAGCACCCGAGTGGTGTCGCTGGCGGACGTGGAGCGCATTCGAGAGCAAGAGCGCGCCGTCGCGGCCGCCGCCAGCGCTCCAGCCGCCCGTGCCGCCCCCAGCCCCTGGGAGGAGGAGCCCACCCGCGCCGCCCCCGCCCGCCCGGCCAGCGCGCCGTGGTTCGTGATGGTGAAGAGCAAGCAGGAGGGCCCGTTGGACGAGGCCGGCCTGCGAGGGCTGATGGACAGTGGCGCCATCAACGCGCGCAGCTTCTTCTGGCAGCAGGGCATGGCCGACTGGAAGCGCGGCTCGGACATCGCCGAGCTGGCGGCCCTGTTCGCCCCGCCGCCCGAGCCGCAGGCGCCTCCGGAGCTTCCGCCCGAGCCCGCCACCGTGGCCGTGCGTGGGCAGCAGCAGCGCTCCGCCCGCGCCCAGCCCGAGCCGGAGCAGGACTCGTCGTGGGATGATCAGCCCACCTCGGTGGGGCACATGGCCGCCGCCCCGGCGGGCCGTGAGCCGTGGGACCTGGATCCGCCCGAGTCCGCGCAGCAGCCCCGGCAGCAGCAGGCGCAGCAGCCCTGGGACATGCAGCCCGAGGAGCCGCAGCAGGACGCGGCCTGGAACGAGCCCCAGCCCGAGGAGCCGCAGCAGGACGCGGCGTGGAACGAGCCCCAGCCCGAGGAGCCGCAGCAGGACGCGGCCTGGAACGAGCCCGAGCAGCCGGCGGCCTCTGGTAACGGCAAGGCGGGCGTTGGGGACGATCTGTTCTCGGATCTGGATCTGCCCGACCGCAGCGAGCCGGAGGAGCAGCCCGAGCCCCCGACGGCGGTCAACGCGGACGCGGATCCGCTGGCCGCCGTGGGTGGAAAGCCCGCCAAGGGCGACAAGAAGAAGCCGGTCGAGGACACGCGCCACTTCATGGTGCAGTCGGGCGTTACCCGCCGCAATCCGGTGTGGAAGATCGCCCTCTTCGTCCTGCTGCCCATCCTCCTCCTCGTGGGCGGGGCGTTCGCGCTGGACCGGGTGAACGTCATTCCGAAGATGAAGACGGTGACGCCCGAGGGCAAGACGGTGGAGAAGTCCTACTTCTCCGGCGAGGGTGTCAGCGAGCTGAGGGACCGGCTGATGGGACGCAACAAGCCCGCGCCCACGCCCGCGCCCGTGCCGCCGGGCACGGACAAGAAGCCGCAGCCGAGCGGCGGTGGCGCGCAGAAGCCCGCGCCGGGCGCTCCGGGGGAGACGGCTCCGGTGCCGGAGACGGGCAAGTCCGCCGAGGAGCTCAAGGCGCTCTACGGGGACACCGCGAAGACGGCGGTGGGCCCCGAGGTGCGTGAGGACGCCGAGGTGGCGGCCAAGGACGCTGCGGGCCAGGGCGGCCCTCCGCAGGAGGACATCGCGCGCGTGGTGGCGCAGTCGCAGGGCGCCATCCAGTCCTGCGTGGAGCAGGAGCTGCGCAAGAACCCCTCCTTCAAGGGCGGCAAGGTGACGCTGGTGGCCACCGTGGGCACCTCGGGCACCGTGAAGAGCGCGAAGCTGGACCGCAAGGACCTGGACAGCGCGCCGGTGGGCGAGTGCATCAAGAAGGGCGCCCGGAAGATGGTCTTCCCGTCCTTCAAGGCGGAGGACGGAACGGAGGAGGTCGAGCTGCAGATCCCCCTGGTCCTCTCCTCCGGGGCGATGTAA
- a CDS encoding phospho-sugar mutase, with protein MDSTALREQAEAWRKADPDPTTGEELARVLASGDTVDLADRFAGNLEFGTAGLRGVLGAGPNRMNRAVVRRTTAGLARYLKAQIPDVVSRGVVVGRDGRRMSPEFAEDTACVLAAEGIPALVFPSLVPTPVTAFALLHLNAAAAVMITASHNPPEYNGYKLYWSNGAQIIPPHDKRIAAAIDAVEPANQVRLLTPAEAREKNLWREIPASVGDDYLKAILGLRVHGRGTDALSIVYTAMHGVGGTWMERAMKSAGFTRFHTVAEQQQPDGTFPTVRFPNPEEPGAMDLSLATAERVKADLVLANDPDADRLAVMARDAAGALRMLTGNEVGVLLGHYLLTQGTKRGRPHVATTIVSSVQLGQIAKDLGAAFDEVLTGFKWIANRALERERSEGTQFVFGYEEALGYTPGTVVRDKDGVSAALVFADLAAWCQSRGVTVLGYLEEIQRRHGLFVGAQRNFTFSGPGGAQTISGIMEGFRRAPPAKVGALTVVSLKDYKTGEARTGDQVERLTLPPSNVIAYELEGGGRVTLRPSGTEPKIKYYFELKETPGAGESLAQARARAEGRLQAFIDAFVTLARDRGQPA; from the coding sequence ATGGACAGCACCGCACTGAGGGAGCAGGCGGAGGCGTGGCGCAAGGCGGATCCGGACCCCACCACCGGGGAGGAGTTGGCCCGGGTGCTGGCCTCCGGTGACACGGTGGACCTGGCCGACCGCTTCGCCGGCAACCTGGAGTTCGGCACCGCGGGCCTTCGTGGCGTGCTGGGCGCCGGCCCCAACCGGATGAACCGCGCGGTGGTTCGCCGCACCACGGCGGGGCTCGCGCGCTACCTCAAGGCCCAGATTCCGGACGTCGTCTCGCGCGGCGTGGTGGTGGGCCGCGACGGCCGGCGCATGAGCCCCGAGTTCGCCGAGGACACCGCCTGTGTCCTCGCCGCCGAGGGCATCCCCGCGCTCGTCTTCCCCTCGCTGGTTCCCACGCCGGTGACGGCGTTCGCCCTGCTGCACCTGAACGCCGCCGCGGCGGTGATGATCACCGCCAGCCACAACCCGCCCGAGTACAACGGCTACAAGCTCTACTGGAGCAACGGCGCGCAGATCATCCCGCCCCACGACAAGCGCATCGCCGCCGCCATCGACGCGGTGGAGCCTGCCAACCAGGTGCGGCTGCTCACGCCCGCCGAGGCTCGCGAGAAGAACCTGTGGCGCGAGATCCCCGCCTCCGTGGGCGACGACTACCTCAAGGCCATCCTCGGGCTCCGGGTACACGGGAGGGGCACGGACGCGCTCTCCATCGTCTACACGGCCATGCACGGCGTGGGCGGCACGTGGATGGAGCGGGCCATGAAGTCCGCGGGCTTCACCCGCTTCCACACCGTGGCCGAGCAGCAGCAGCCCGACGGCACCTTCCCCACCGTGCGCTTCCCCAACCCGGAGGAGCCCGGCGCCATGGACCTGTCGCTGGCCACGGCCGAGCGCGTGAAGGCGGACCTGGTGCTCGCCAATGATCCGGACGCGGACCGGCTCGCGGTGATGGCGCGCGACGCCGCTGGGGCGCTGCGCATGCTCACCGGCAACGAGGTGGGTGTGCTGCTGGGCCACTACCTGCTCACCCAGGGCACCAAGCGCGGCCGGCCCCACGTGGCCACCACCATCGTCTCCTCGGTGCAGCTCGGGCAGATCGCCAAGGACCTGGGCGCCGCCTTCGACGAGGTGCTCACCGGCTTCAAGTGGATCGCCAACCGCGCCTTGGAGCGCGAGCGCAGCGAGGGCACCCAGTTCGTCTTCGGCTACGAGGAGGCCCTGGGCTACACGCCCGGCACCGTGGTGCGCGACAAGGACGGCGTGAGCGCGGCGCTCGTGTTCGCGGACCTCGCGGCGTGGTGCCAGTCGCGCGGCGTCACGGTGCTCGGCTATCTGGAGGAGATCCAGCGCCGGCACGGCCTCTTCGTTGGCGCTCAGCGCAACTTCACCTTCTCCGGTCCCGGTGGCGCGCAGACCATCTCCGGCATCATGGAGGGCTTCCGCCGCGCGCCTCCCGCCAAGGTGGGCGCGCTCACCGTCGTGAGCCTCAAGGACTACAAGACCGGCGAGGCGCGCACCGGAGACCAGGTGGAGCGGCTCACCCTGCCGCCCTCCAACGTCATCGCCTACGAGCTGGAGGGCGGTGGCCGCGTCACCCTGCGCCCGTCTGGCACCGAGCCGAAGATCAAATACTACTTCGAGCTCAAGGAGACCCCCGGCGCCGGGGAGTCGCTCGCCCAGGCCCGGGCGAGGGCAGAAGGGCGCCTTCAGGCGTTCATCGACGCCTTTGTGACGCTTGCGCGTGACCGCGGCCAACCCGCCTGA
- a CDS encoding TIGR02300 family protein: MPAKDLGSKYVCFKCSTKFYDLKKPDPVCPKCGADQRESPALKPASEGRRGRLAAAPKVIEPAEPEEPAEASEEEDDIETFEDEEPIEGADEEEDI, translated from the coding sequence ATGCCGGCCAAGGACCTCGGATCGAAGTACGTCTGCTTCAAGTGCAGTACGAAGTTTTATGACCTGAAGAAGCCGGACCCGGTCTGCCCGAAGTGTGGTGCGGATCAGCGCGAGAGCCCAGCGCTCAAGCCCGCCAGCGAAGGACGCCGGGGCCGCCTGGCCGCCGCGCCCAAGGTCATCGAGCCCGCCGAGCCCGAGGAGCCCGCCGAGGCCTCCGAGGAGGAGGACGACATCGAGACCTTCGAGGACGAGGAGCCCATCGAGGGCGCCGACGAGGAAGAGGACATCTGA
- a CDS encoding ComEC/Rec2 family competence protein gives MNARLLPLLGLLLLATACKEPPPKSPSAPPRPSPAAATRFLAGPPDGKLHVYFFDVGQGDSALIVSPEGRTVLIDTGPASAASHLTNRLPELLASRLDLVVLTHPAADHYGALEAIQKVTDPKRLLEPQLPGTSSDYDALLTSLGSGGVEIFSPALNPSQPEESLRLPLGGGAELTVLWPRVPTTPLLTVQGAADTKSAEHQANSIVLRLTHGETSVLFAGDARAETEAALLARGGKLSATLLKVSAHGADTGTSPEFLQWMRPRAAILSVGAGSPPAKPALDRLAAANARIFRTDQNGEMHAVSDGKRFVLTTQRAAPGEPANAQHAFEPVAEEPPAPPPVVPPVAAKPEPVKAVPVKATSAKAKADVDLSGYKVVDIDEMGTATEKPAKGVRTTKTPSKATPGRYVASRRSDVFHIPECRNARKISPENLLTFSTRESAEKDRRPAKDCNP, from the coding sequence ATGAACGCGCGACTGCTGCCCCTCCTCGGCCTGCTGCTGCTGGCCACCGCGTGCAAGGAGCCGCCTCCGAAGTCTCCTTCCGCGCCCCCCCGCCCCAGCCCGGCTGCGGCGACGCGCTTCCTGGCGGGCCCTCCAGACGGCAAGCTGCACGTCTATTTCTTCGACGTGGGCCAGGGGGACTCGGCGCTCATCGTCTCGCCCGAGGGCCGCACCGTCCTCATCGACACGGGTCCCGCCTCGGCGGCCTCGCACCTGACCAACCGGCTACCGGAGTTGCTCGCGAGCCGGCTGGACCTGGTCGTCCTCACCCACCCCGCCGCGGACCACTATGGCGCGCTGGAGGCGATCCAGAAGGTGACGGATCCGAAGCGGCTGCTCGAGCCGCAGCTTCCGGGCACGTCCTCGGACTACGACGCGCTGCTCACGTCGCTGGGCTCGGGGGGCGTGGAGATCTTCTCGCCGGCGCTCAACCCCTCCCAGCCGGAGGAGTCGCTGCGCCTGCCGCTGGGAGGAGGCGCGGAGCTGACGGTGCTCTGGCCGCGAGTGCCCACCACGCCGCTGCTCACGGTGCAGGGCGCCGCGGACACGAAGAGCGCGGAGCACCAGGCGAACTCCATCGTCCTGCGACTGACGCACGGGGAGACGTCGGTGCTCTTCGCGGGGGATGCGCGAGCCGAGACGGAGGCCGCGCTGCTCGCGCGAGGGGGGAAGCTGAGCGCCACGCTGCTCAAGGTGAGCGCGCACGGGGCGGATACCGGCACGAGCCCGGAGTTCCTCCAGTGGATGCGCCCACGGGCGGCCATCCTGAGCGTGGGGGCTGGAAGCCCGCCGGCGAAGCCCGCGCTCGACCGACTGGCGGCCGCCAACGCGCGCATCTTCCGCACGGACCAGAATGGAGAGATGCACGCGGTGAGCGACGGCAAGCGCTTCGTGCTCACGACTCAGCGCGCCGCGCCGGGAGAGCCCGCCAACGCTCAGCACGCCTTCGAGCCCGTGGCGGAGGAGCCGCCGGCCCCGCCGCCGGTGGTGCCCCCCGTCGCCGCGAAGCCGGAGCCGGTGAAGGCGGTGCCGGTGAAGGCCACGAGCGCGAAGGCGAAGGCGGATGTGGACCTGTCGGGCTACAAGGTGGTGGACATCGACGAGATGGGCACGGCCACGGAGAAGCCGGCCAAGGGTGTCCGCACGACCAAGACGCCGTCCAAGGCGACTCCGGGCCGGTATGTGGCGAGCCGCCGCAGCGATGTCTTCCACATCCCGGAGTGCCGCAATGCCCGCAAAATCTCGCCGGAGAACCTCCTCACCTTCAGCACCCGGGAATCGGCGGAAAAAGATCGCAGGCCCGCCAAGGACTGCAACCCCTGA
- a CDS encoding ComEC/Rec2 family competence protein, with the protein MTSFSRWLSLLLVLLTASVGLAQPSPAPAPKPLTVYFFDVGQGDAALVVSPTGKTVLIDGGPPEAGERLASRLSQLVHAPLDLVILTHPHLDHLGSMKDAIRAVGAKRFMDPGFDHPSAAYRDLLDFVGDEVGQVMTPQPNPQAPESFLTIGLGEGVVLTIYWPRHPKEPFLKNTRSDPNSNSIVAKLSYGKTSFLFTGDAEPDTEAALLRQKADYSATVLKVAHHGGKHSSTEPFLAAVRPKAAVISCGAGNDYGHPTQEALERLGAVQARVFRTDQNGEIQAVSNGSTVTLQAARGGTPPLVITGEVKPVVNVPSAPPAPAATGREAVPVAWKAPAPTPATPSPSPSALRFVSLKGSEVFHREDCSTLKRAKTKERKVYTSRSDAARERRAAEDCHP; encoded by the coding sequence GTGACGTCCTTTTCGCGGTGGCTCAGCCTCCTCCTCGTCCTCCTGACGGCCTCGGTGGGCCTGGCGCAGCCCTCCCCCGCCCCGGCTCCCAAGCCGCTCACGGTGTATTTCTTCGATGTGGGCCAGGGAGATGCGGCGCTCGTCGTCTCGCCCACGGGCAAGACGGTCCTCATCGACGGAGGCCCTCCAGAGGCCGGAGAGCGGCTGGCGAGCCGGCTGAGCCAGCTGGTCCACGCGCCGCTGGACCTGGTCATCCTCACCCACCCTCACCTGGACCACCTGGGGAGCATGAAGGACGCCATCCGGGCGGTGGGGGCGAAGCGGTTCATGGACCCGGGCTTCGACCACCCGAGCGCCGCCTACCGCGACCTGCTGGACTTCGTGGGCGACGAGGTGGGCCAGGTGATGACGCCGCAGCCCAACCCGCAGGCGCCGGAGAGCTTCCTCACCATCGGCCTGGGCGAGGGCGTGGTGCTGACCATCTACTGGCCGCGCCACCCGAAAGAGCCGTTCCTGAAGAACACGCGCTCGGATCCGAACTCGAACTCCATCGTGGCGAAGCTGTCGTACGGGAAGACCTCGTTCCTCTTCACGGGAGACGCGGAGCCGGACACCGAGGCGGCGCTGCTGCGCCAGAAGGCCGACTACAGCGCCACGGTGCTGAAGGTGGCGCACCACGGCGGCAAGCACTCCTCGACGGAGCCCTTCCTGGCGGCGGTGCGGCCCAAGGCGGCGGTCATCTCCTGCGGAGCTGGCAACGACTATGGCCACCCCACGCAGGAGGCGCTGGAGCGACTCGGAGCGGTGCAGGCGCGCGTCTTCCGCACGGACCAGAACGGCGAGATCCAGGCCGTGAGCAACGGGAGCACCGTCACCCTGCAGGCCGCGCGGGGCGGCACCCCGCCCCTGGTGATTACCGGCGAGGTGAAGCCGGTGGTCAACGTGCCGAGCGCCCCCCCGGCCCCAGCTGCCACTGGGCGTGAGGCGGTTCCAGTGGCGTGGAAGGCTCCGGCCCCGACTCCCGCCACACCTTCCCCATCCCCGAGCGCCCTGCGCTTCGTGAGCCTCAAGGGCAGCGAGGTCTTCCACCGGGAGGACTGCTCCACCCTGAAGCGCGCGAAGACGAAGGAGCGCAAGGTGTACACGAGCCGCTCCGACGCCGCCCGTGAGCGCCGTGCCGCCGAGGACTGCCACCCATGA
- a CDS encoding MFS transporter produces MSKDRLPQPGSSGKLPRTVVVLGVVSLLTDVSSEMIFPLLPAFLAARLPAAPLLLGAMEGLADLVAALLKYQSGVWADRARRLKPLVLLGYSVSSLARPMMAFVTAAWQPLLIRSLDRVGKGVRTSPRDALIAHAVPANALGRAFGFHRGMDHAGAALGALVAMLLVAAGLRVEQVFLVAAVPGLLGVLALFLAPEPSREQVPAPAAGPRQQEPVPRRLAYYLVPVGLFGVANSTDAFILLKLSEEGARPELLPLAWLMLHGVKAAVSYPAGWLADRLGAARLVMAGWGLYAMSYVALSRVHGVTGTLIVMGVYGLYHALSEGAEKSLLTSLVPASARGRAFGLYNGLIGGASLVAGLLFGAVWTRWGSSVAFLMAAALAGLSVVLLGFLLPRARSKPV; encoded by the coding sequence GTGAGCAAGGACCGTCTCCCCCAACCTGGGTCTTCCGGGAAGCTGCCGCGCACGGTGGTGGTGCTCGGGGTGGTGTCGCTGCTCACGGATGTGAGCAGTGAGATGATCTTCCCGCTGCTGCCGGCGTTCCTCGCCGCGCGACTGCCGGCTGCACCGCTGCTCCTGGGGGCCATGGAGGGGTTGGCGGATCTCGTCGCCGCGCTCCTCAAGTACCAATCCGGCGTGTGGGCCGACCGGGCGCGGCGCCTCAAGCCGTTGGTGCTGCTGGGCTACAGCGTGTCCAGCCTCGCGCGTCCGATGATGGCCTTTGTCACCGCCGCCTGGCAGCCGCTCCTCATTCGCTCTCTGGATCGGGTGGGCAAGGGCGTTCGGACCAGCCCGCGGGATGCGCTCATCGCCCATGCGGTGCCCGCGAACGCCCTCGGTCGGGCCTTTGGCTTCCACCGGGGCATGGACCATGCGGGCGCGGCCCTCGGGGCGCTGGTCGCGATGCTGCTCGTGGCCGCCGGGCTGCGCGTGGAGCAGGTCTTCCTCGTGGCCGCCGTGCCGGGGCTGCTGGGCGTGCTGGCCCTCTTCCTGGCTCCCGAGCCTTCGCGCGAGCAGGTTCCGGCACCGGCGGCGGGCCCTCGGCAGCAGGAGCCCGTGCCCCGGCGACTGGCGTACTACCTCGTCCCGGTGGGCCTCTTTGGAGTCGCCAACTCCACCGATGCCTTCATCTTGCTCAAGCTGAGCGAGGAGGGCGCCCGTCCGGAATTGCTGCCGCTCGCGTGGCTGATGCTGCATGGGGTGAAGGCGGCGGTTTCCTACCCGGCGGGCTGGCTCGCGGATCGACTCGGCGCCGCGCGGCTGGTGATGGCGGGGTGGGGGCTCTATGCGATGAGCTACGTGGCCCTCTCGCGCGTGCATGGGGTGACGGGCACGCTCATCGTCATGGGGGTGTATGGGCTGTACCACGCGCTCTCCGAGGGGGCGGAGAAGTCGCTGCTCACCTCTCTGGTTCCGGCCTCCGCGCGGGGGCGGGCCTTCGGCCTGTACAACGGCCTCATCGGAGGCGCCTCGCTCGTGGCGGGGCTGCTCTTCGGCGCGGTGTGGACGCGGTGGGGAAGCTCCGTGGCCTTTCTCATGGCCGCAGCCCTCGCCGGGCTGAGCGTCGTCCTGCTCGGGTTCCTGTTGCCGCGGGCCCGTTCAAAACCTGTCTGA
- the deoC gene encoding deoxyribose-phosphate aldolase, giving the protein MAEADDVNRVVDEIADRVRRRMHAFRAGKEEPCTTSPGPSAREAAPSAPSARECAPSCDGCANFDSCGTVAAVKSGAARLAPDAIRTSADIAPYIDHTLLKPEASREEVIKLSEEARKHGFATVCVNSSNVALAARVLAGSKTVAIAVVGFPLGAALPSAKAFEAREAIRCGAREIDMVINIGALKAKDYALVLKDITMVVEASRPHPVKVILETSQLNHEEKIAGCVLSKAAGAAFVKTSTGFSSGGATAEDVALMRKVVGDDVGVKASGGVRSSEDAMKMIQAGANRIGASASVAIITGQKSTAKY; this is encoded by the coding sequence ATGGCCGAGGCTGATGACGTCAACCGGGTCGTCGATGAGATCGCCGACCGAGTCCGCCGCAGGATGCACGCCTTCCGAGCAGGCAAGGAAGAGCCCTGTACCACCTCTCCCGGGCCCTCCGCCCGGGAGGCGGCTCCGAGTGCTCCCAGTGCCCGTGAATGTGCGCCCTCGTGCGATGGGTGCGCCAATTTCGACAGCTGCGGCACCGTGGCCGCCGTGAAGTCCGGCGCCGCCCGTCTCGCCCCGGACGCCATCCGCACCAGCGCGGACATCGCCCCCTACATCGACCACACCCTGCTCAAGCCCGAGGCCAGCCGCGAGGAGGTCATCAAGCTCTCCGAGGAGGCCCGCAAGCACGGTTTCGCCACCGTGTGCGTGAACTCGTCCAACGTGGCCCTGGCCGCGCGCGTGCTGGCCGGCTCCAAGACGGTGGCCATCGCCGTGGTGGGCTTCCCCCTGGGCGCCGCGCTGCCCAGCGCCAAGGCCTTCGAGGCTCGCGAGGCCATCCGCTGCGGCGCGCGGGAGATCGACATGGTCATCAACATCGGCGCGCTCAAGGCCAAGGACTACGCGCTGGTGCTCAAGGACATCACCATGGTGGTGGAGGCCAGCCGCCCCCACCCCGTCAAGGTCATCCTCGAGACGAGCCAGCTCAACCACGAGGAGAAGATCGCCGGCTGCGTGCTCTCCAAGGCCGCTGGCGCCGCCTTCGTGAAGACCTCCACCGGGTTCAGCTCCGGTGGGGCCACCGCCGAGGACGTGGCGCTCATGCGCAAGGTGGTGGGCGATGACGTGGGCGTGAAGGCCTCGGGTGGCGTGCGCTCCTCCGAGGACGCGATGAAGATGATCCAGGCCGGCGCCAACCGCATCGGCGCCTCCGCCTCCGTGGCCATCATCACCGGGCAGAAGTCGACCGCGAAGTACTGA
- a CDS encoding TraR/DksA family transcriptional regulator yields the protein MTDAQREELSKLLLALHAELTGKAPLKIEPNRTDEARIGGDEDEQPLNEMMQAIASSRNRNMDGVLKRVVKALGKLRNDPDSFGECEDCGDPLPFGRLKAMPYVEFCVECQGKQDKPKGGPTRKKLTDYT from the coding sequence GTGACGGACGCCCAGCGAGAGGAACTGAGCAAGTTGCTGCTCGCCCTGCATGCCGAGCTCACCGGCAAGGCTCCGTTGAAGATCGAGCCGAACCGGACGGACGAGGCCCGCATCGGCGGCGACGAGGACGAGCAGCCGCTCAACGAGATGATGCAGGCCATCGCCTCCAGCCGGAACCGGAACATGGACGGGGTGCTCAAGCGCGTGGTGAAGGCGCTGGGCAAGCTGCGCAACGACCCCGATAGCTTCGGCGAGTGCGAGGACTGCGGCGACCCGCTGCCCTTCGGCCGGCTCAAGGCCATGCCGTACGTGGAGTTCTGCGTGGAGTGCCAGGGCAAGCAGGACAAGCCCAAGGGCGGGCCCACGCGCAAGAAGCTCACCGACTACACCTGA
- a CDS encoding EutN/CcmL family microcompartment protein: MNLCKVLGTVTATVKHPAFTGRKLMVVQPLDERQQPLGKSFIAVDHTSSAGPGDVVLVMREGGGVRQILGDKTLPIRSLIVGVVDEVVT; this comes from the coding sequence ATGAACCTGTGCAAGGTGCTCGGCACCGTCACCGCCACCGTCAAGCACCCGGCCTTCACGGGCCGGAAGCTCATGGTGGTGCAGCCGCTGGATGAGCGTCAGCAGCCGCTGGGCAAGAGCTTCATCGCGGTGGACCACACCTCCTCTGCCGGGCCAGGGGACGTGGTGCTGGTGATGCGCGAGGGCGGCGGGGTGCGGCAGATCCTCGGGGACAAGACGCTGCCCATCCGCTCGTTGATCGTCGGCGTGGTGGACGAGGTGGTGACGTGA
- a CDS encoding class II aldolase/adducin family protein, giving the protein MSEGFVPLPKLRADVVATSHRLHEYGWVANHDGNVSVRLKGERFLITCTAVSKRDIDDASLLVVDAQGKVLEGRRKPFSELELHLAIYRARPEAMVVLHAHPPVATAFGLVGQELSPIALPEMVVSLGDRVPTLPRAMPKDPEGVKRVEAAAAEYDAMLLSGNGAFTLGEDLTQALLRMELVEHYAKILMAARSLGTVSPLAPADVQKLLEARKKAGLGPKR; this is encoded by the coding sequence GTGAGCGAGGGCTTCGTGCCGCTGCCGAAGCTGCGCGCCGACGTGGTGGCCACCTCCCACCGGCTGCACGAGTACGGCTGGGTGGCCAACCACGATGGCAACGTCTCGGTGCGCCTCAAGGGCGAGCGCTTCCTGATTACCTGCACGGCGGTGTCCAAGCGCGACATCGACGACGCCTCGCTGCTGGTGGTGGACGCGCAGGGCAAGGTGCTGGAAGGGCGGCGCAAGCCCTTCAGCGAGCTGGAATTGCACCTGGCCATCTACCGGGCGCGGCCCGAGGCCATGGTGGTGCTGCACGCGCACCCGCCCGTCGCCACCGCCTTCGGCCTGGTGGGGCAGGAGCTTTCGCCCATCGCGCTGCCGGAGATGGTGGTGTCCCTGGGAGACCGGGTGCCCACGCTGCCGCGCGCGATGCCCAAGGACCCCGAGGGCGTCAAACGCGTGGAGGCCGCCGCCGCCGAGTACGACGCCATGCTGCTGTCCGGCAATGGGGCCTTCACGCTGGGCGAGGACCTGACGCAGGCGCTGCTGCGCATGGAGCTCGTGGAGCACTACGCGAAGATCCTCATGGCCGCGCGCTCGCTGGGCACGGTGTCGCCGCTGGCGCCCGCGGACGTGCAGAAGCTGCTCGAGGCTCGCAAGAAGGCGGGCCTCGGACCCAAGCGGTAA